One window of the Oncorhynchus mykiss isolate Arlee chromosome 5, USDA_OmykA_1.1, whole genome shotgun sequence genome contains the following:
- the LOC110524572 gene encoding plasminogen activator inhibitor 1 RNA-binding protein isoform X2, giving the protein MPGHMQEGFGCAIANRFDQLFDDESDPFELLKEAENKKKEAPVPGAAKTAAQAAKLQKKESQKDRKVVPADKKDEPLAPVTLKKDGPGPRRMGPRREGQGPAGGPPREGQGEGRPPTDRPPRTDRRPPRRFERPPGGEDKPAEGGEFSVEKPIGDRQMRGRGGSRGGIRGGRGRGMGRSDGFDARGKREFDRHSGSDRSQKGEEKRGGSGSHNWGTVKDEMGEHDQSNVTEETPEGEEPRPADSENKENEVGEPKEVEPKEMTLDEWKAQQDKEKTKVEFNIRKANEGADSQWKKGYVLHKSKDEKKADALIEAAVEAEAVAPKAEDDHHFRKPANDITAQLEINFGDLGRPSRGRGGPRGGRGSRGRGEGRGEFRGEFREREPREPRERDGGAPTRPTRGGRTDKPSGVIVPNVDDPEAFPALA; this is encoded by the exons ATGCCCGGACATATGCAAGAAGGTTTCGGCTGCGCCATAGCTAACCGATTCGACCAACTATTTGACGACGAGTCGGACCCGTTCGAGCTGTTGAAGGAGGCGGAGAACAAGAAGAAGGAGGCTCCTGTCCCTGGTGCCGCTAAGACCGCGGCGCAAGCTGCCAAGCTCCAGAAAAAGGAGTCCCAGAAAGACAGGAAGGTCGTCCCTGCAGATAAGAAAGATGAGCCTCTGGCACCGGTGACTCTGAAGAAAGATG GACCTGGTCCCAGGAGAATGGGTCCCAGACGTGAGGGTCAGGGCCCGGCTGGGGGTCCACCCCGTGAGGGCCAGGGCGAGGGCCGCCCCCCTACAGACAGACCCCCCCGGACAGACAGGCGGCCGCCACGCCGTTTCGAGAGGCCCCCCGGCGGAGAAGATAAGCCAGCCGAGGGAGGAGAGTTCTCTGTGGAGAA GCCCATTGGTGATAGGCAGATGAGAGGACGTGGAGGCAGCCGAGGCGGTATCCGTGGCGGCAGGGGCCGGGGCATGGGCAGGAGCGACGGCTTTGACGCCAGAGGAAAGCGTGAATTCGACAGACACAGCGGCAGTGATCGATC CCAGAAAGGTGAGGAGAAACGTGGAGGAAGTGGATCTCACAACTGGGGCACCGTCAAGGATGAGATGGG CGAGCACGACCAATCGAACGTGACCGAGGAGACCCCCGAGGGAGAGGAGCCTCGGCCTGCTGACTCTGAGAACAA GGAGAACGAGGTTGGTGAACCTAAGGAAGTGGAACCCAAGGAGATGACTCTGGATGAATGGAAGGCCCAGCAGGACAAGGAGAAAACCAAGGTGGAGTTCAACATCCGCAAGGCCAACGAGGGAGCCGACAGCCAGTGGAAGAAAGGATACGTGCTGCACAAGTCCAAGGAC GAGAAGAAGGCTGATGCTCTTATTGAAGCTGCGGTGGAGGCTGAGGCAGTTGCCCCTAAG GCTGAGGACGATCACCACTTCCGGAAGCCGGCCAATGACATCACAGCCCAGCTGGAGATAAACTTTGGAGACCTTGGACGCCCCAGCCGTGGTCGTGGTGGGCCCCGTGGCGGCAGGGGGAGCCGAGGGcgtggagagggcagaggagagttCCGTGGAGAGTTTCGTGAGCGTGAGCCCAGGGAGCCCCGTGAGCGTGATGGTGGAGCCCCCACCAGGCCGACCCGTGGAGGACGCACTGACAAG CCGAGCGGGGTGATTGTGCCCAATGTGGATGATCCAGAGGCCTTCCCGGCCCTGGCCTAA
- the LOC110524572 gene encoding plasminogen activator inhibitor 1 RNA-binding protein isoform X1: MPGHMQEGFGCAIANRFDQLFDDESDPFELLKEAENKKKEAPVPGAAKTAAQAAKLQKKESQKDRKVVPADKKDEPLAPVTLKKDGPGPRRMGPRREGQGPAGGPPREGQGEGRPPTDRPPRTDRRPPRRFERPPGGEDKPAEGGEFSVEKPIGDRQMRGRGGSRGGIRGGRGRGMGRSDGFDARGKREFDRHSGSDRSSQKGEEKRGGSGSHNWGTVKDEMGEHDQSNVTEETPEGEEPRPADSENKENEVGEPKEVEPKEMTLDEWKAQQDKEKTKVEFNIRKANEGADSQWKKGYVLHKSKDEKKADALIEAAVEAEAVAPKAEDDHHFRKPANDITAQLEINFGDLGRPSRGRGGPRGGRGSRGRGEGRGEFRGEFREREPREPRERDGGAPTRPTRGGRTDKPSGVIVPNVDDPEAFPALA, translated from the exons ATGCCCGGACATATGCAAGAAGGTTTCGGCTGCGCCATAGCTAACCGATTCGACCAACTATTTGACGACGAGTCGGACCCGTTCGAGCTGTTGAAGGAGGCGGAGAACAAGAAGAAGGAGGCTCCTGTCCCTGGTGCCGCTAAGACCGCGGCGCAAGCTGCCAAGCTCCAGAAAAAGGAGTCCCAGAAAGACAGGAAGGTCGTCCCTGCAGATAAGAAAGATGAGCCTCTGGCACCGGTGACTCTGAAGAAAGATG GACCTGGTCCCAGGAGAATGGGTCCCAGACGTGAGGGTCAGGGCCCGGCTGGGGGTCCACCCCGTGAGGGCCAGGGCGAGGGCCGCCCCCCTACAGACAGACCCCCCCGGACAGACAGGCGGCCGCCACGCCGTTTCGAGAGGCCCCCCGGCGGAGAAGATAAGCCAGCCGAGGGAGGAGAGTTCTCTGTGGAGAA GCCCATTGGTGATAGGCAGATGAGAGGACGTGGAGGCAGCCGAGGCGGTATCCGTGGCGGCAGGGGCCGGGGCATGGGCAGGAGCGACGGCTTTGACGCCAGAGGAAAGCGTGAATTCGACAGACACAGCGGCAGTGATCGATC CAGCCAGAAAGGTGAGGAGAAACGTGGAGGAAGTGGATCTCACAACTGGGGCACCGTCAAGGATGAGATGGG CGAGCACGACCAATCGAACGTGACCGAGGAGACCCCCGAGGGAGAGGAGCCTCGGCCTGCTGACTCTGAGAACAA GGAGAACGAGGTTGGTGAACCTAAGGAAGTGGAACCCAAGGAGATGACTCTGGATGAATGGAAGGCCCAGCAGGACAAGGAGAAAACCAAGGTGGAGTTCAACATCCGCAAGGCCAACGAGGGAGCCGACAGCCAGTGGAAGAAAGGATACGTGCTGCACAAGTCCAAGGAC GAGAAGAAGGCTGATGCTCTTATTGAAGCTGCGGTGGAGGCTGAGGCAGTTGCCCCTAAG GCTGAGGACGATCACCACTTCCGGAAGCCGGCCAATGACATCACAGCCCAGCTGGAGATAAACTTTGGAGACCTTGGACGCCCCAGCCGTGGTCGTGGTGGGCCCCGTGGCGGCAGGGGGAGCCGAGGGcgtggagagggcagaggagagttCCGTGGAGAGTTTCGTGAGCGTGAGCCCAGGGAGCCCCGTGAGCGTGATGGTGGAGCCCCCACCAGGCCGACCCGTGGAGGACGCACTGACAAG CCGAGCGGGGTGATTGTGCCCAATGTGGATGATCCAGAGGCCTTCCCGGCCCTGGCCTAA